From Methanomassiliicoccales archaeon LGM-RCC1, one genomic window encodes:
- a CDS encoding UbiD family decarboxylase → MSVKDSLFGEIKTVESHIDPDKGDATAKLLEDQNATYVFEDLNGGRAAGNIFSTREKIAKALNIPKEDIVTHLLDAVNSPKGCETVDNPVFKECTVPTDLMKLPIPKYFPGDGGRYVTSGVIVTDYGGKKNVSFHRMMIMDDRHIAVRLVPRHLFTIFNMAKEKGEELKISICIGAQAEVLLAAATSMDFGADELEVASAMCIKGHGSPLKVGKCDNGILVPADTDYVLEGRITLKETKEGPFVDITGTYDFERQQPVIEIDKIWTCKDPVFHLLLPGGYEHFMLMGLPREPMILKTVRQAVPRVKNVRLTEGGCCWLNGVVSIKKNKEGDGVNAILAAFTGHPSMKSVIIVDDDVDIFNDREVEWAVATRMQADRIIKIPGAAGSSLDPSSHGKTTWKVGYDATIPMDADRSLFEKIKL, encoded by the coding sequence ATGTCTGTCAAAGATTCGCTTTTCGGCGAAATCAAAACCGTCGAGTCACACATCGATCCCGACAAGGGAGATGCCACAGCCAAACTCTTGGAGGACCAGAACGCCACATATGTCTTCGAAGACCTCAACGGAGGAAGGGCCGCAGGCAACATATTCTCCACCAGAGAGAAGATCGCAAAGGCGCTGAACATCCCCAAGGAGGACATCGTCACACATCTCCTGGATGCCGTCAACTCTCCTAAGGGATGCGAGACCGTCGACAACCCGGTGTTCAAGGAGTGCACAGTCCCTACGGACCTCATGAAGCTCCCTATCCCGAAATACTTCCCGGGCGACGGAGGACGCTATGTGACATCTGGCGTGATAGTGACCGACTACGGAGGGAAGAAGAACGTTTCCTTCCACCGCATGATGATTATGGATGACAGACATATCGCGGTCAGGTTGGTTCCCAGGCATCTCTTCACGATATTCAACATGGCGAAGGAGAAAGGCGAGGAGCTGAAGATCTCCATCTGCATCGGTGCCCAGGCAGAGGTCCTGCTGGCAGCTGCGACTTCGATGGACTTCGGAGCAGACGAGCTCGAGGTCGCATCGGCCATGTGCATCAAAGGCCATGGAAGCCCGCTCAAGGTGGGAAAGTGCGACAACGGCATACTTGTGCCCGCAGACACGGATTACGTTCTCGAAGGAAGGATCACGCTGAAGGAGACCAAGGAAGGCCCCTTCGTCGACATCACCGGAACATACGACTTCGAGAGGCAGCAGCCGGTCATCGAGATTGACAAGATCTGGACCTGCAAGGATCCCGTATTCCATCTCCTGCTTCCCGGAGGATATGAGCACTTCATGCTCATGGGCCTTCCCAGGGAACCGATGATCCTCAAGACCGTCAGACAGGCGGTACCTAGGGTCAAGAACGTCCGTCTGACGGAAGGCGGATGCTGCTGGCTTAACGGAGTGGTCTCCATCAAGAAGAACAAAGAAGGGGACGGCGTCAATGCCATTTTGGCGGCGTTCACAGGGCACCCGTCCATGAAGAGCGTCATCATTGTCGATGATGACGTGGACATCTTCAACGACCGTGAGGTCGAATGGGCAGTGGCCACCAGGATGCAGGCGGACAGGATCATCAAGATCCCCGGAGCGGCAGGATCCTCGCTGGACCCGAGCTCCCACGGCAAGACCACATGGAAGGTCGGCTACGATGCTACCATCCCGATGGATGCCGATAGGTCCCTGTTCGAAAAGATTAAATTGTGA
- a CDS encoding InlB B-repeat-containing protein encodes MNKTMALIAVVLSMVTAFYLVGMDVTDGAVPSGSMTITDADSNTYADSDLTSTVIYIDCASVCDDAFKGCTTITKVYLSGNVKTIGNSAFEGCTSMTYIEGTELTSIGDYAFKQSKLKTADFSSKLTSIGAYAFERCNYLTEPLLTGTGVTAIGEGVFKNSGVLVEDLRNVTSITDSAFSGSSLVGQIINKNQTVKVAGVASIVLTGFTPGTILYTSINNNHKLLLEAPSGTTLTFTDSNGITEVMSSFQGLAAMNRGCSIPLNGEDIEITPRVTTIHFNPVLNMADVTHISGSGTYTIPAPSIGAGMLEKWVIGNGTDAVTTIKETDFQTLDREFTLNPVFATRHVSYSHTQVSGTAAASSLPTGMDFTVGDAYVALDDMEGYEFSGWEVNGVFFGAGDAITTYSDHTAISVWNSTTCSLNIMSADGNVSSTRTLSPGTTVSLSSLSVTEPESKRLLGWSLTENGTVLTSDPTISSDSSLYPIFEDRTEWTVRFMDGPEVLDTITGYDGRSIVITVNNPSAEGKTFQGWLAEEIGTKYYKNDTVPLSGDVYLNAVWGNVMLRLSYHHVYLENSSVAWGTVVTVGTNNAVKEGFSLTGWSRTLNGAAEVGDGSSLQITADTDLYAVWTENGRYTVTLHYYNGRTTSTSVSPGESYTVPNGMAREQATFNGWSLTSGGDSNYVAGDTIAVNRSIDLYDVWTVRSSSVAAQTEISETPVMPQSAVITTVSLRLMDGRTTLSNTNVQSGSDYQLSSVFVPEKEGYRLLGWSSDSTAEIAEYSINDAVAPSQNTILYTVWERMMQLTLHDGSNVESEYHPMNETVQLDELEKEGYAFKGWSTEADGEIVDDMLRIDSDIELYAVWEPLGSSMVVVPDSDDGLPVFSDTPSEGVSKGTLTIGAAAIVAVVISTVLVMHIRRA; translated from the coding sequence ATGAATAAAACAATGGCTTTGATAGCCGTGGTCCTAAGCATGGTCACGGCATTCTATCTGGTCGGCATGGATGTCACTGATGGTGCGGTCCCTTCAGGGTCAATGACCATCACGGATGCGGATAGCAACACCTATGCCGATTCGGATCTGACCAGCACCGTGATCTACATAGACTGCGCAAGTGTCTGCGATGATGCCTTCAAAGGTTGCACCACAATTACCAAGGTATACCTCAGCGGCAACGTCAAGACGATAGGCAACAGCGCTTTCGAGGGATGCACGAGTATGACGTACATCGAAGGTACGGAGCTCACCTCCATCGGAGATTATGCGTTCAAACAATCCAAATTGAAGACGGCTGATTTCTCCAGCAAACTCACATCGATAGGCGCGTATGCCTTCGAGAGATGCAACTACCTGACCGAACCCCTGCTCACAGGCACCGGGGTGACGGCCATAGGAGAAGGCGTATTCAAGAACAGCGGCGTGCTGGTAGAGGACCTGAGGAACGTGACGAGTATAACAGACTCCGCATTCTCCGGATCCAGCCTGGTAGGTCAGATAATCAACAAGAATCAGACTGTCAAGGTAGCCGGTGTCGCCTCTATAGTCCTCACCGGTTTCACTCCCGGCACCATATTGTACACATCAATCAACAATAACCACAAGCTTCTTCTCGAAGCTCCTTCCGGTACGACGCTGACCTTTACTGACAGCAACGGGATAACAGAAGTGATGAGTTCGTTCCAGGGTCTGGCGGCTATGAACAGGGGATGCAGCATACCGCTCAACGGGGAGGACATCGAGATCACACCTCGCGTTACGACGATACACTTCAACCCCGTGCTGAACATGGCTGATGTGACGCACATCAGCGGTTCCGGCACATACACTATCCCGGCACCTTCTATTGGAGCGGGGATGCTGGAGAAATGGGTGATCGGTAACGGTACCGATGCGGTCACTACGATAAAGGAGACCGATTTCCAGACACTTGATAGGGAGTTCACGCTCAATCCTGTGTTCGCCACCAGGCATGTCTCCTACAGCCACACCCAGGTATCAGGAACAGCTGCAGCTTCGTCACTGCCTACAGGCATGGACTTTACCGTTGGTGACGCCTATGTCGCTCTGGATGACATGGAAGGATACGAGTTCTCCGGATGGGAGGTGAACGGCGTGTTCTTCGGTGCCGGAGATGCGATCACCACGTACTCCGACCATACAGCGATTAGCGTATGGAATTCGACCACCTGCTCTCTGAATATCATGTCTGCGGACGGAAACGTATCATCCACCCGGACACTGTCCCCAGGCACAACTGTATCGCTGTCCTCACTCTCGGTGACCGAACCAGAGAGCAAGAGGCTGCTCGGATGGAGCCTCACTGAAAACGGGACCGTTCTGACCTCAGACCCGACGATCAGTTCTGATTCATCCCTGTACCCGATATTCGAGGACAGGACGGAGTGGACGGTCAGATTCATGGATGGGCCAGAAGTGCTGGACACTATAACCGGATACGACGGCAGATCGATCGTCATAACGGTGAACAATCCTTCCGCGGAAGGGAAGACCTTCCAGGGATGGCTGGCAGAGGAAATAGGAACGAAATACTACAAGAACGACACCGTCCCGCTCAGCGGAGATGTATACCTGAATGCGGTTTGGGGAAATGTCATGCTCCGCCTCTCCTATCACCATGTGTACTTGGAGAACAGCAGCGTCGCGTGGGGGACCGTGGTCACTGTAGGGACGAACAATGCGGTGAAGGAGGGCTTCTCACTCACGGGATGGTCGAGGACCCTCAACGGTGCAGCGGAGGTCGGGGATGGAAGCTCTCTGCAGATCACAGCCGATACCGACCTGTATGCAGTCTGGACTGAGAACGGGAGATACACTGTTACGTTGCATTACTACAACGGCAGGACCACATCCACATCTGTCAGCCCCGGAGAATCTTACACCGTTCCCAACGGAATGGCCAGAGAACAGGCGACCTTCAACGGATGGTCACTGACTTCGGGAGGCGATTCCAACTATGTCGCGGGAGACACCATCGCCGTCAACAGAAGCATAGACCTCTATGACGTATGGACCGTACGGTCCTCATCCGTTGCAGCCCAGACAGAGATTTCAGAGACTCCTGTAATGCCGCAGAGCGCGGTCATCACCACGGTATCCCTGAGATTGATGGATGGCAGGACAACCCTGAGCAACACCAATGTCCAATCCGGCTCGGACTATCAGCTGAGCTCCGTGTTCGTCCCCGAGAAGGAAGGGTACCGTTTGCTGGGATGGAGCAGCGACAGCACAGCTGAGATTGCCGAATACTCCATCAATGACGCGGTCGCACCCTCTCAGAACACCATCCTCTATACCGTTTGGGAGAGGATGATGCAACTGACGCTGCATGACGGCAGCAATGTCGAGAGCGAGTACCATCCGATGAACGAAACCGTGCAGCTGGATGAACTGGAGAAAGAGGGTTACGCCTTCAAGGGATGGAGCACAGAAGCTGACGGGGAGATCGTGGACGACATGCTCCGGATAGATTCCGATATTGAGCTCTATGCCGTATGGGAGCCTCTTGGATCCAGCATGGTGGTCGTACCCGATTCCGACGATGGATTGCCGGTGTTCAGCGATACGCCCTCCGAAGGGGTCAGCAAAGGAACCTTGACGATAGGCGCTGCCGCGATAGTTGCGGTCGTTATATCGACTGTCCTCGTGATGCATATCCGTAGGGCTTGA
- a CDS encoding phosphoadenosine phosphosulfate reductase family protein, whose product MAAIRLGKNHLRWCFECNLPIMEKEKCPVCGSATEEVVLTPPGDSRPAFQHDIDLLRSILDRDYGQGCGMAVIPDGHVVILSKAPSLDRMDEVVIDGAVIASFRYDMGSGWKFVARMQGAYRIGKNYSKGYVVCDPEAVPFIRESKNLMAPGVVDADPDIKFGDEIIIVTPDREVIATGMAKMTGPEMVESTKGVAVRTRWYRPEEFRDLTDKPNSWDAAVKANEGVIQRRVEEATSFIKKTIEKNDLPAMVSFSGGKDSLASLLLTLDAGLKLPVLFVDTGLEFDETVQHVHEVCERHGLELIEEKAPTDAFFGNLVYFGPPAKDYRWCCKTNKLGPTVGAINKHYPDGVLSFIGQRKYESEQRNSKPRVWRNPWTPGQVGASPIQNWSAMHVWLYIFYKKEPYNVWYTRGLDRIGCFLCPASDLAEFDAVKGNSKRWDEWDKYLDEYMNDRGLPKEWKEYGLWRWKSAPNSIKEEVQRVSGKEVSELTKQTKAPEKGPITIKVQDGYSPCVIGYSIEAALSRPIDLEKVRPFCHAITWIVPDKVEGDYLELGGATLYAEGSIISKSGSELDARRTIDHVFQLIMRGEQCVGCGLCAARCRPKALYMEDGKVHIHEDECIFCRECFGPCPSVNFARGEEFEQ is encoded by the coding sequence ATGGCAGCGATCAGACTGGGTAAGAACCACCTTAGGTGGTGCTTTGAATGCAACCTCCCCATCATGGAGAAGGAGAAATGCCCGGTCTGCGGATCTGCCACGGAAGAAGTCGTTCTCACGCCCCCCGGGGATTCAAGACCCGCCTTCCAGCATGACATTGATCTTCTCAGGAGCATCCTGGATCGCGATTACGGACAGGGATGCGGCATGGCAGTCATCCCTGACGGACATGTGGTTATCCTGAGCAAGGCCCCGTCCCTGGACAGGATGGATGAGGTCGTCATCGACGGTGCTGTCATAGCATCGTTCAGATACGACATGGGATCAGGATGGAAGTTCGTTGCCAGGATGCAGGGCGCATACCGCATCGGGAAGAATTACTCCAAAGGATACGTCGTATGCGATCCCGAGGCCGTTCCGTTCATCAGGGAGAGCAAGAACCTCATGGCGCCTGGAGTGGTCGATGCTGATCCCGATATCAAGTTCGGTGACGAGATAATCATCGTCACACCAGACAGGGAGGTCATCGCCACCGGAATGGCGAAGATGACAGGTCCTGAGATGGTTGAATCCACTAAAGGTGTGGCTGTCAGGACCAGATGGTACAGACCAGAAGAGTTCCGCGACCTCACCGACAAGCCCAACTCATGGGATGCAGCGGTCAAAGCTAACGAAGGGGTCATCCAGAGAAGAGTCGAAGAGGCCACGAGTTTCATCAAGAAAACCATCGAGAAGAACGACCTTCCCGCCATGGTCTCGTTCTCCGGAGGCAAGGACAGCCTCGCATCGCTTTTGCTCACGCTGGATGCCGGATTGAAGCTTCCGGTTCTGTTCGTCGACACGGGTCTCGAATTCGACGAGACCGTACAGCATGTCCACGAGGTCTGCGAGAGGCACGGCCTCGAACTGATCGAGGAGAAGGCTCCCACAGATGCCTTCTTCGGTAACCTGGTGTACTTCGGACCTCCTGCTAAGGACTACAGATGGTGCTGCAAGACCAACAAGCTCGGCCCCACCGTGGGCGCTATCAACAAACACTATCCCGACGGTGTCCTGTCTTTCATCGGCCAGAGGAAATACGAATCTGAACAGAGGAACTCCAAACCTAGGGTCTGGAGGAACCCCTGGACTCCGGGACAGGTAGGAGCGTCCCCGATCCAGAACTGGAGCGCTATGCACGTATGGCTTTACATCTTCTACAAGAAAGAGCCCTACAACGTATGGTACACCAGAGGATTGGACAGGATAGGCTGCTTCCTATGCCCAGCCTCGGACCTTGCAGAATTCGATGCGGTCAAGGGCAACAGCAAAAGATGGGATGAGTGGGACAAGTACCTGGACGAGTACATGAACGACCGCGGCCTCCCCAAGGAATGGAAGGAGTACGGTCTTTGGAGGTGGAAGAGCGCCCCCAACTCGATCAAGGAGGAAGTCCAGAGGGTCTCAGGAAAGGAGGTATCGGAATTGACCAAACAGACTAAGGCGCCCGAGAAGGGCCCCATAACGATCAAGGTGCAGGACGGTTACTCCCCCTGCGTCATCGGATACAGCATCGAGGCAGCGCTATCCAGACCGATCGACCTGGAGAAGGTCCGTCCGTTCTGCCACGCCATAACCTGGATCGTCCCCGACAAAGTGGAGGGCGACTACCTGGAGCTCGGCGGGGCCACCCTTTACGCGGAAGGATCCATCATCAGCAAGTCCGGATCCGAACTCGATGCGAGGAGAACGATAGACCACGTCTTCCAGCTGATCATGCGCGGAGAGCAGTGCGTAGGATGCGGACTGTGCGCTGCCAGATGCAGACCTAAAGCCCTCTACATGGAGGACGGAAAGGTCCACATACACGAAGACGAATGCATATTCTGCAGAGAATGTTTCGGACCATGCCCCTCGGTGAACTTTGCCAGGGGAGAGGAGTTCGAGCAGTGA